Proteins encoded by one window of Cellvibrio sp. KY-GH-1:
- a CDS encoding F0F1 ATP synthase subunit epsilon, with protein sequence MAMTLQCDIVSAEREIFSGLVEMVITTGSLGEVGIAYGHAPLLTGIKPGPVRLIKQGGAEEIFFVSGGYLEVQPYHVTVLADTALRADDMDEAAALEAQQLAQQQLADQSSEIDFQRAAAQLAEAAAQLRTLQAIKRKAGK encoded by the coding sequence ATGGCCATGACTCTTCAATGCGATATCGTCAGTGCTGAGCGTGAAATATTCTCCGGCCTGGTAGAGATGGTAATCACTACCGGTAGCCTGGGTGAAGTAGGTATTGCCTACGGTCACGCCCCGCTCTTGACCGGTATCAAGCCAGGTCCTGTGCGTCTGATTAAACAAGGTGGTGCTGAGGAAATTTTCTTCGTTTCCGGTGGCTATCTTGAAGTTCAGCCCTACCATGTCACCGTGCTGGCGGATACCGCTTTGCGCGCCGACGATATGGATGAAGCTGCAGCTTTGGAAGCACAGCAATTAGCGCAACAACAACTGGCAGATCAATCGAGCGAGATCGACTTCCAGCGCGCCGCCGCCCAATTGGCAGAAGCTGCTGCCCAATTGCGTACTTTGCAAGCTATCAAAAGAAAAGCTGGCAAATAA
- a CDS encoding antibiotic biosynthesis monooxygenase, giving the protein MIANTPVPPYYAVIFTTLRREGDFGYAEMAAKILDLAKRQPGFLGVEAARNELGVSVSYWSDLDSIRQWKNQFDHQLAQQLGRERWYSAYKTRIAKVERDYSFEFND; this is encoded by the coding sequence ATGATAGCGAACACCCCTGTCCCTCCTTATTACGCGGTTATCTTTACCACCCTTAGGCGCGAAGGAGACTTTGGCTACGCTGAAATGGCGGCGAAAATATTGGATCTCGCTAAACGCCAACCTGGGTTCTTAGGGGTAGAAGCCGCACGCAATGAGCTGGGAGTTAGTGTTTCTTATTGGTCAGATTTGGACTCTATCCGCCAATGGAAAAACCAGTTCGATCATCAATTAGCGCAACAATTGGGGCGAGAGCGGTGGTACAGCGCTTATAAAACCCGTATCGCCAAAGTAGAGCGCGACTACAGTTTTGAATTCAACGATTAA
- the glmU gene encoding bifunctional UDP-N-acetylglucosamine diphosphorylase/glucosamine-1-phosphate N-acetyltransferase GlmU, producing MLDILVLAAGKGTRMRSDLPKVLHPVGGKALVQHVVDTARQVGGDQILIIVGHGAEKVQQQMAAPDVQFVLQAQQLGTGHAVQQALPQLRNDATVLILYGDVPLTRAETLQKLIAGVNDQQMGLLTVNMNDPAGYGRIVRDQNNAVIAIVEHKDASDEQKKIREINTGIMAVRASHLQKWLPQLQNNNAQGEYYLTDIIAMAKADGIAIHVEQPAAVEEVEGINNRQQQAALERFYQKQKANELMVAGVTLLDPARLDIRGNLTVGRDVVIDVNCVFEGEVVLGDGVVIEPNCVIINSKIGNNTHIKAFSHIEESVMAADCDIGPYARLRPGTDLADKVKIGNFVETKKAVIAKGSKVNHLSYIGDAKVGSKVNVGAGTITCNYDGVNKFKTEIGDNAFIGSNSALVAPVKIGAGATVGAGSIITKDVEATELAIARAKQRNIQGWERPTKKS from the coding sequence ATGCTCGACATTCTTGTTCTCGCCGCCGGTAAAGGCACACGCATGCGCTCGGACTTGCCCAAGGTGTTACACCCGGTAGGCGGCAAAGCGCTGGTGCAGCATGTGGTGGATACCGCACGTCAGGTAGGTGGTGACCAGATTTTGATTATCGTCGGCCATGGTGCGGAAAAAGTGCAGCAACAAATGGCCGCGCCCGATGTGCAATTTGTATTGCAAGCGCAACAGCTGGGTACCGGTCATGCGGTACAGCAGGCGTTACCACAGCTGCGCAATGATGCGACTGTGTTAATTCTCTACGGCGACGTCCCGCTCACCCGCGCTGAAACCCTGCAGAAATTGATTGCCGGTGTTAACGACCAACAAATGGGTCTACTCACCGTCAATATGAATGATCCGGCCGGCTATGGTCGCATAGTGCGGGATCAAAACAACGCAGTAATCGCCATTGTTGAACACAAGGACGCGAGCGACGAGCAGAAAAAAATTCGCGAAATTAACACCGGAATCATGGCGGTGAGAGCCAGCCACTTACAAAAATGGTTACCGCAATTGCAAAACAATAATGCCCAGGGCGAATATTACCTCACCGATATTATCGCCATGGCTAAAGCCGATGGCATAGCCATTCATGTTGAACAACCTGCTGCGGTTGAAGAAGTGGAAGGCATCAACAATCGCCAACAACAGGCGGCGCTGGAGCGCTTCTACCAAAAACAAAAAGCCAATGAATTGATGGTCGCCGGCGTTACCCTGTTGGATCCCGCGCGCCTGGATATTCGCGGTAACCTAACCGTTGGCCGCGATGTCGTTATCGACGTGAATTGTGTGTTTGAAGGTGAAGTGGTGTTGGGTGATGGCGTAGTGATTGAACCCAACTGCGTGATTATCAATAGCAAGATTGGCAACAACACTCACATCAAAGCCTTTAGCCATATTGAAGAATCAGTCATGGCGGCAGACTGCGATATAGGCCCTTACGCGCGCTTGCGTCCGGGTACCGATTTGGCCGATAAAGTCAAAATCGGCAACTTTGTCGAAACGAAAAAAGCCGTGATCGCCAAAGGCAGTAAAGTGAATCACCTCAGCTATATCGGCGATGCCAAAGTCGGGAGTAAAGTGAATGTTGGTGCCGGCACCATCACCTGCAATTACGACGGGGTAAATAAATTCAAAACCGAAATTGGCGATAACGCCTTTATCGGCTCCAACTCGGCGTTAGTGGCACCGGTAAAAATCGGCGCTGGTGCAACAGTGGGTGCCGGTTCAATTATCACTAAGGATGTTGAAGCCACTGAACTAGCCATCGCGCGCGCGAAACAGCGCAATATCCAAGGTTGGGAACGGCCCACCAAGAAAAGCTAA
- a CDS encoding glycoside hydrolase family 9 protein, whose amino-acid sequence MSQTKFPLSKLFIGLTLTGLITACGGGGGGGGSGNVKPSSTPLASSSKAPATSSTAMTSSATPASSSVAPATSSSVVASSAGGLNISKFITVDQFGYLPNAKKIAVLRDPQTGYDAAQSFTPSASLSLVDVTSGTVVLTGTAQSWNSGATHTTSGDKVWWFDFSSVTTPGTYAVVDSAQNLRSPSFTIGSNIYKPVLRHAFRTFFYQRAGFAKNQPFADAGWTDSASHLKPGQDAETRLYDVNNKTTGVAGTEKDLSGGWFDAGDFNKYTNWHADYLINLLHAYLENPAAWGDDFGLPESANGVPDIIDEIKWGMDWLKKMQQSDGSVLSIQGLSHASPPSAATGRSFYGPASTSATLSSSAAFALGAKVLGDLGISDYPAYAADLKTRAETAWTWADANPSVIVNNNSGIYAGLGAGDQEVDNNGRATKKTRAAIYLFAATGGAAYQTQVTGNYGDKANWVDIWNENELMSWLYYANLSNADATLANKIKTQYAGAMNGAANLPAVTNNTDAYRVYLGGDGNFTWGSNRSMSRKGTSFTNLISYKAGSADATQVNNAALAYLNYLHGTNPQGMVYLSNMYSLGVHSSVNEFYHTWFTNGSSQWDRVGTSTFGPAPGFLVGGPNPTYDWDSNCTSANPNSGCGSAAPNPPKGQPAMKAYLDFNTSWPLNSWQITENHNDYQVAYLRLLSKFVNTAN is encoded by the coding sequence ATGAGCCAGACCAAATTCCCGTTATCCAAACTATTTATCGGCCTGACCCTGACCGGATTAATCACTGCCTGCGGCGGCGGCGGTGGCGGTGGTGGTTCAGGGAATGTAAAACCGAGTTCCACACCGTTGGCCAGTTCGAGCAAAGCGCCGGCAACTTCGTCAACGGCAATGACTTCCTCCGCAACGCCTGCTTCTTCGTCCGTGGCTCCGGCAACCAGTTCCTCGGTTGTTGCCTCGTCGGCAGGTGGATTGAACATCTCTAAATTTATTACGGTAGATCAGTTTGGTTATCTACCGAATGCAAAAAAAATTGCCGTTTTGCGTGACCCTCAAACCGGTTACGACGCGGCGCAAAGTTTTACTCCCAGTGCGAGCCTAAGCCTGGTGGACGTTACTTCCGGAACAGTGGTTCTGACTGGTACAGCACAAAGCTGGAACTCGGGTGCGACCCATACAACCTCGGGTGATAAAGTCTGGTGGTTTGATTTTTCCTCGGTCACTACGCCCGGAACCTACGCCGTAGTCGATAGCGCACAAAACCTGCGTTCACCCAGCTTCACGATCGGCAGCAATATCTACAAACCGGTATTGCGCCACGCCTTCCGTACTTTCTTTTACCAGCGCGCCGGCTTCGCCAAAAATCAGCCTTTTGCCGATGCTGGTTGGACCGACAGCGCCAGCCATTTAAAGCCCGGTCAGGACGCCGAAACGCGCCTTTATGATGTGAACAATAAAACCACCGGTGTCGCGGGTACTGAAAAAGACCTATCAGGCGGCTGGTTCGATGCCGGTGACTTCAACAAGTACACCAACTGGCACGCTGATTATCTAATCAATCTCCTCCACGCCTATCTGGAAAACCCCGCTGCTTGGGGTGATGACTTTGGCCTGCCGGAGTCGGCCAATGGCGTGCCGGACATTATCGACGAGATCAAATGGGGCATGGATTGGCTGAAGAAAATGCAGCAAAGCGATGGTTCTGTTCTGTCGATCCAAGGATTGAGTCACGCCAGCCCACCCTCCGCTGCCACCGGTCGCAGCTTCTACGGACCGGCAAGTACCTCAGCAACCCTGAGCAGCTCAGCGGCATTTGCGCTGGGCGCAAAAGTGTTGGGTGATCTGGGAATTAGCGACTACCCCGCTTACGCCGCCGATTTAAAAACCCGCGCTGAAACCGCCTGGACCTGGGCCGATGCTAACCCGTCGGTCATTGTGAATAACAATTCCGGGATCTACGCCGGCTTGGGTGCAGGTGATCAGGAAGTGGATAACAATGGCCGCGCCACCAAGAAAACCCGAGCGGCTATCTACTTGTTTGCAGCTACCGGTGGCGCTGCCTATCAAACTCAGGTCACCGGCAACTATGGCGATAAAGCCAATTGGGTGGATATCTGGAATGAAAATGAACTCATGTCATGGCTTTACTACGCCAATCTGAGCAACGCCGATGCGACCCTCGCCAACAAAATTAAAACCCAGTACGCCGGTGCCATGAATGGCGCCGCGAACTTACCTGCGGTGACCAATAACACTGACGCTTATCGTGTCTATTTAGGTGGAGATGGCAACTTCACCTGGGGCAGCAACCGCTCCATGTCGCGCAAGGGTACCAGTTTCACCAATCTCATCAGCTACAAAGCCGGCAGCGCAGACGCCACTCAGGTAAACAACGCGGCCCTCGCTTATTTGAATTATCTGCACGGCACTAACCCGCAGGGCATGGTGTACCTGTCCAACATGTACAGTCTGGGTGTGCACAGCTCGGTCAACGAGTTCTACCACACCTGGTTTACCAACGGCAGTTCGCAGTGGGACAGAGTCGGTACATCCACTTTTGGTCCGGCGCCCGGGTTCCTGGTGGGTGGCCCCAACCCAACCTACGACTGGGACAGCAACTGTACTTCGGCCAACCCTAACTCCGGTTGCGGCAGTGCAGCGCCCAATCCACCCAAAGGCCAACCGGCGATGAAAGCCTACCTGGATTTCAACACCAGCTGGCCACTCAACTCCTGGCAGATCACTGAAAACCACAACGACTATCAGGTCGCCTATCTGCGCCTGTTGTCCAAGTTTGTAAATACAGCAAATTAG
- a CDS encoding AraC family transcriptional regulator yields MIETSVISHIDFFIRYACIGQLLLLVAYLFYSPYRSQSTFRAQIIPLILALGVAAYLLLTAPYSPRPQGFIRNILLMFTHTMPVFLWLHGQQLFDDEFKLQCWPILGKAAVVLLAGFYSYVFLIRGGGGYLQMTSHVIALVFIVHLLARVIMTWRNDLVEQRRVVRFWFVLLVGLFFLMLDLVELSNTRLNRHQIFMLMNSSICLIGTSITAALLFSRALSANPAFLPDTPPETRRYSRLTAQENELAKKLRRFIEDGGYLQSGLTISKLAEQLKCADHHLRKQINQSLGYTNFNAFLNHYRVDAARKRLVETSLPVLTIALDVGYGSIASFNRAFKEIAGVTPTAYRTQEQNTLQPENK; encoded by the coding sequence GTGATAGAAACCAGCGTTATCTCCCATATTGATTTTTTTATCCGCTACGCCTGTATCGGGCAATTGCTGCTATTGGTCGCGTATCTGTTTTATAGCCCCTATCGCTCGCAATCTACTTTTCGCGCGCAAATTATTCCGTTGATCCTGGCACTGGGTGTTGCTGCTTATTTACTATTGACCGCGCCTTACTCGCCGCGCCCACAGGGGTTCATCCGCAATATTCTGTTGATGTTTACCCACACCATGCCGGTATTTTTATGGCTACACGGCCAACAATTATTCGATGACGAATTCAAATTACAGTGCTGGCCAATTCTTGGAAAAGCAGCTGTGGTGCTATTAGCGGGTTTTTATAGTTATGTTTTCTTGATTCGTGGCGGTGGTGGTTATCTACAAATGACAAGCCATGTTATTGCGTTGGTGTTTATCGTGCATCTTCTGGCGAGAGTGATTATGACCTGGCGCAATGATTTGGTAGAGCAGCGGCGTGTCGTTCGTTTTTGGTTTGTGTTGCTAGTGGGTTTATTTTTTCTGATGCTGGATCTGGTCGAACTCAGTAATACGCGCTTGAATCGTCACCAAATTTTTATGTTGATGAATTCTTCCATATGTTTAATCGGAACCAGTATTACCGCCGCGTTGCTATTTAGCCGCGCCCTATCAGCAAATCCAGCATTTCTACCAGATACGCCACCAGAGACTCGGCGCTACTCACGTTTGACTGCGCAAGAAAATGAACTCGCCAAAAAACTACGCCGCTTTATTGAGGATGGCGGTTACTTACAATCAGGTCTCACTATCAGCAAACTGGCTGAGCAATTGAAATGCGCGGATCATCATTTGCGTAAACAGATTAACCAATCCCTGGGTTACACCAATTTCAATGCGTTCCTCAATCACTACCGAGTCGACGCGGCGCGCAAGCGCTTGGTGGAAACATCATTACCCGTACTCACGATTGCGTTGGATGTGGGGTATGGCTCCATCGCTTCTTTTAATCGGGCATTTAAAGAGATAGCAGGAGTCACGCCGACGGCATACCGAACGCAAGAGCAAAACACGCTTCAGCCTGAAAATAAATGA
- a CDS encoding serine hydrolase: protein MRNVSYQKIALLAFTLAFIWLAWPIYQFLAYEGKVPMWFPTDIAAPDTYPQTTAFSTHPQSSAALQLLAQHREKIHAPAISAAVAVDGKIVWAGAVGWQNIEHQKPATARTQFRIGSSSKPVTATLLAKLFQERKIDLDKPISFYVPNLPNAQWNTITPRQLASHSSGLPDYLDNYGDLWGMYFLFKLDKRYTSVRESLEVFDDTALLFEPGSQFHYTSFNTVLQSLVLEAVAGEPFLKAMRRRIFKPLEMNSTGVEYEFSQPDSLATFYWNDGGKYPAFRLGQTVDLSHRLAGGGFISTPSDMVKLGSAWLDEKFIAAQTRQVFWQPQKLTDGSVNPQKYALGWRWAEYDDGKGIIKNANHGGVSRGSQSWLMVIPEQKMVVSIMINANVEEFWNFGQVSMPLARLFFEH, encoded by the coding sequence ATGCGCAATGTCTCTTACCAAAAAATTGCCTTGCTTGCCTTTACCCTGGCATTTATATGGCTGGCCTGGCCGATTTACCAATTCCTCGCCTACGAAGGCAAAGTGCCTATGTGGTTCCCAACCGATATAGCGGCACCGGATACTTATCCCCAAACCACCGCGTTTTCCACGCATCCGCAATCCTCAGCCGCGTTGCAATTACTGGCTCAACACCGCGAAAAAATTCATGCTCCGGCAATCTCTGCTGCCGTGGCGGTGGATGGAAAAATCGTTTGGGCGGGTGCGGTCGGTTGGCAAAATATAGAGCACCAAAAACCCGCGACTGCCAGAACGCAATTCCGCATTGGCAGCAGTTCCAAACCAGTGACCGCAACCTTGCTGGCCAAATTATTTCAGGAGAGAAAAATAGACTTGGATAAACCCATATCCTTTTACGTACCAAATTTACCCAATGCACAGTGGAACACTATTACCCCGCGCCAGCTAGCCTCTCATTCAAGCGGTCTACCCGATTATTTGGATAACTATGGTGATCTTTGGGGCATGTACTTTCTCTTTAAACTCGATAAACGCTACACCTCGGTCCGCGAGTCACTCGAGGTGTTTGACGATACCGCGCTGCTATTTGAACCGGGCAGTCAATTTCACTACACCAGTTTTAATACGGTATTACAAAGCCTGGTGCTTGAAGCGGTCGCGGGTGAACCGTTTCTCAAGGCGATGCGGCGCAGAATCTTTAAACCCCTGGAAATGAATTCAACAGGTGTTGAATACGAATTTTCCCAACCTGATTCGCTGGCGACATTTTATTGGAACGACGGCGGAAAATATCCGGCGTTCCGTCTGGGGCAAACGGTGGACCTAAGCCATAGACTCGCCGGGGGCGGATTCATATCCACCCCCTCGGATATGGTGAAATTGGGGTCAGCCTGGTTGGATGAAAAATTTATCGCCGCTCAAACCCGCCAAGTCTTTTGGCAACCGCAGAAATTAACGGATGGCTCGGTCAACCCACAAAAATACGCACTCGGCTGGCGCTGGGCTGAATATGACGATGGCAAAGGCATCATCAAAAATGCCAACCACGGTGGTGTTTCGCGCGGATCACAAAGTTGGTTGATGGTCATTCCTGAACAAAAAATGGTGGTCTCCATCATGATCAACGCCAATGTGGAAGAATTCTGGAATTTTGGGCAGGTAAGCATGCCGCTCGCCCGGTTGTTCTTCGAGCATTAA
- a CDS encoding DUF4097 family beta strand repeat-containing protein codes for MNTTGNHILGKGLGMLAILLSLPALATEGERHISLQQDVAAAERVRIEVPAGQLEIVGISGTDVIAEVTAVCHEQDDRACLKLLADLAWQKKTGSTAEFMLMPASITEFNQVMLKVKIGVPRDKVLAAHLSAGELSISDTSGCLNADLNAGQINITLAEDQLASAQLSATVGDVKLATPKNKPVSGHRSLLVGAQIDWNKGTGSCHAKASVLAGEAKLTVN; via the coding sequence ATGAACACCACTGGCAATCACATTTTGGGTAAGGGTCTGGGAATGCTGGCGATTTTGCTGAGTCTTCCAGCGTTGGCCACCGAGGGCGAACGGCACATAAGCCTGCAGCAGGATGTCGCCGCCGCCGAGCGTGTTCGGATTGAAGTGCCGGCGGGTCAGCTGGAGATTGTCGGTATCTCTGGAACAGACGTGATCGCGGAGGTGACCGCGGTTTGTCATGAGCAAGACGATCGAGCCTGTTTGAAATTGCTAGCGGATCTCGCTTGGCAGAAAAAAACGGGAAGTACCGCTGAATTCATGCTGATGCCTGCCAGCATTACCGAATTTAACCAGGTGATGCTCAAAGTGAAAATCGGTGTACCGCGCGATAAAGTCTTGGCTGCGCATTTGAGTGCAGGCGAGCTTTCGATTTCCGATACTAGCGGTTGCCTGAACGCCGACCTCAACGCTGGCCAAATCAATATTACACTTGCGGAAGACCAGCTGGCATCGGCGCAGCTAAGTGCCACGGTGGGTGATGTGAAGCTCGCAACACCGAAGAATAAACCCGTCTCCGGTCATCGCTCGCTCTTGGTGGGCGCGCAGATAGACTGGAACAAAGGCACCGGCAGCTGCCACGCCAAGGCCAGTGTGCTCGCAGGGGAAGCCAAACTGACGGTTAATTAG
- a CDS encoding DeoR/GlpR family DNA-binding transcription regulator has product MTKRNTQQRRRAIIELLNTSGEVSVEALAEQFSTSEVTIRKDLAALESNGLLLRRYGGAVPVPQELMTDPVEKVSVRKQTIAKAAAALIRDHNRIILDSGSSTTAALLPELSGKQGLVVMTNSLSIANALRELENEPTILMTGGTWDPKSEGFQGQLAEQILSSYNFDQFFIGADGLDLERGTTTFNELYSLSRVMAEVAREVIVMAESDKIGRKIHNLELPWSAIKVLVTDAGIDPKDKQTLEQQGVQVICATH; this is encoded by the coding sequence ATGACCAAACGCAACACCCAGCAGCGCCGCCGCGCGATCATTGAACTGCTTAATACCAGTGGTGAAGTGAGTGTAGAAGCCCTGGCGGAGCAGTTTTCCACCTCGGAAGTCACCATTCGCAAGGACTTGGCCGCGCTTGAGTCCAATGGTTTACTGCTGCGCCGCTACGGTGGAGCAGTGCCAGTGCCGCAGGAATTGATGACCGATCCGGTCGAAAAAGTTTCAGTTCGTAAGCAAACCATCGCCAAAGCCGCCGCCGCACTTATCCGTGACCACAACCGCATTATCCTCGACAGCGGCAGCTCCACTACCGCCGCGCTCCTACCCGAATTGTCTGGCAAGCAGGGTCTGGTGGTAATGACCAACTCCCTCAGCATCGCCAACGCATTGCGCGAACTGGAAAACGAACCCACGATTCTGATGACCGGCGGCACCTGGGACCCAAAGTCCGAAGGCTTTCAGGGTCAGCTCGCCGAGCAAATCCTGAGCTCCTACAATTTCGATCAGTTTTTTATCGGCGCTGATGGTTTGGATCTGGAGCGCGGCACAACTACATTTAATGAACTCTATAGCTTGAGTCGGGTGATGGCGGAAGTCGCGCGCGAAGTCATCGTCATGGCCGAGTCCGATAAGATTGGCCGCAAAATCCACAACCTGGAATTGCCTTGGAGTGCCATCAAAGTGCTAGTCACAGACGCCGGTATTGATCCGAAAGACAAACAAACATTAGAACAACAGGGTGTGCAAGTGATTTGCGCAACTCATTAA
- the glmS gene encoding glutamine--fructose-6-phosphate transaminase (isomerizing), which produces MCGIVGAVAQRDVVDILVEGLRRLEYRGYDSAGVAVVSNGALQRVRRLGKVKELSDAVNAEPIPGGTGIAHTRWATHGEPSERNAHPHISKDHIAVVHNGIIENHARLRNQLQEEGYVFTSDTDTEVIAHLVQKELNATDSLLAAVQKSVKQLHGAYGTVLMDKNDPSRLVVARSGSPLVIGLGIGENFIASDQLALLPVTRRFIFLEEGDVAEITRHSIKIVDKDGVAVERQVHESNASYDAGDKGQFRHFMLKEIYEQPNAVLNTLEGRLSSESVMDETFGNGAAELFKKVKHIQIVACGTSYHSGMVARYWIESLAGISCNVEIASEFRYRKSFVQPNSLLVSISQSGETADTLAALRLAKEMGYLGSLTICNVAGSSLVRESDLAFMTRAGAEIGVASTKAFTTQLVGLAMLVLAVGKYNGLTAAQQKEMVAALKNLPAKLEESLALAPKIEALAEEFADKHHSLFLGRGDQYPIAMEGALKLKEISYIHAEAYAAGELKHGPLALIDAHMPIIVVAPNNDLLEKLKSNVEEVRARGGILYVFADEDASFESDATMHVINVPHIHSWLAPILYTLPLQLLSYYVAIIKGTDVDQPRNLAKSVTVE; this is translated from the coding sequence ATGTGTGGAATTGTTGGCGCCGTAGCGCAACGCGATGTAGTGGATATTCTGGTGGAAGGATTGCGCCGCCTGGAATATCGCGGATATGACTCAGCCGGTGTGGCAGTCGTTAGCAATGGTGCACTTCAGCGTGTGCGTCGGTTGGGAAAAGTAAAAGAATTATCCGATGCGGTAAACGCGGAACCTATTCCTGGTGGCACCGGTATAGCGCACACGCGCTGGGCAACTCACGGTGAGCCAAGTGAGCGCAATGCACATCCACATATTTCCAAAGATCACATCGCCGTAGTGCACAACGGTATTATCGAAAACCACGCGCGCTTGCGTAACCAACTGCAAGAAGAAGGCTATGTATTCACTTCAGATACCGACACCGAAGTGATCGCGCATCTGGTACAAAAAGAATTAAACGCTACCGATAGTTTGTTGGCTGCCGTACAAAAATCGGTAAAACAATTACACGGCGCCTATGGCACTGTGTTGATGGACAAAAACGATCCCAGCCGTTTGGTGGTTGCGCGCTCAGGCTCACCGCTGGTAATTGGCTTGGGTATTGGCGAAAACTTTATCGCCTCTGATCAGCTAGCCTTGTTGCCGGTAACTCGTCGCTTTATCTTTTTGGAAGAAGGCGATGTGGCAGAAATTACCCGTCACAGCATTAAGATTGTTGATAAAGACGGTGTCGCCGTGGAGCGTCAAGTACACGAATCCAACGCCAGCTACGACGCCGGTGACAAAGGCCAATTCCGTCACTTTATGCTCAAAGAAATTTATGAGCAGCCCAATGCGGTATTGAATACGCTCGAAGGTCGTTTGAGCAGCGAATCGGTAATGGATGAAACCTTTGGCAATGGCGCCGCCGAATTATTTAAAAAAGTGAAACACATTCAAATCGTCGCCTGCGGCACCAGCTACCACTCAGGCATGGTCGCGCGCTACTGGATCGAATCCCTCGCCGGTATTTCCTGCAATGTAGAAATCGCCAGCGAATTCCGCTACCGCAAATCTTTTGTACAGCCCAACAGTTTATTGGTTTCTATCAGTCAATCGGGCGAAACCGCCGATACGCTCGCGGCTTTGCGCTTGGCGAAAGAAATGGGTTACCTCGGCAGCCTCACTATTTGCAACGTTGCGGGATCTTCCTTGGTGCGCGAATCGGATCTCGCATTTATGACCCGCGCCGGTGCTGAAATTGGCGTGGCCTCCACCAAAGCCTTCACTACGCAATTAGTCGGTTTGGCGATGTTGGTATTGGCAGTTGGCAAATACAACGGCCTGACTGCAGCGCAACAAAAAGAAATGGTCGCTGCGCTGAAAAATCTTCCGGCGAAATTGGAAGAGTCTTTGGCCTTGGCTCCAAAAATTGAAGCACTCGCCGAAGAATTTGCGGATAAACATCACTCACTGTTTTTAGGTCGCGGCGATCAATACCCCATCGCAATGGAAGGCGCGCTCAAATTAAAAGAAATTTCCTACATACACGCGGAAGCCTATGCCGCCGGTGAATTGAAACACGGCCCACTGGCATTGATCGACGCGCACATGCCAATTATTGTGGTTGCGCCTAATAATGATCTGTTAGAAAAATTAAAATCCAACGTCGAAGAAGTGCGCGCACGCGGCGGTATTCTTTATGTGTTCGCCGACGAAGACGCCAGCTTCGAATCCGATGCCACCATGCATGTGATCAATGTACCTCACATCCACAGCTGGCTTGCGCCGATTCTCTACACGTTACCGCTACAGTTGTTGAGCTATTACGTGGCGATTATTAAAGGCACAGATGTCGATCAACCACGCAATTTGGCGAAGAGCGTTACAGTAGAATAA